tagccgcctcctctcccatggcctgccctccgtttcgcgcggtgaccgccggaggcgcgttcccgccgtcgtccagtggcgttgccgccattataccacctccagccgcctgtgccgcctcgccgGTGCAGCGgctgtcgtcgtcgccatcctcCCTCGAcatcgccgcatcgccctccaccccggcctgccctcggtttcgccggaacgccgtcgtgcCGCGCCGGCCTTTCCATCCGCCTCGCTGGAGTTCCTTCGGCAACCCCTTCCGCCGTGCCCGTgtgccggccgacgtcgccgtctccacctccggcatcgcagcggcaaggtcgccctcggcctcgcctcccctccccctgaacaccgccggtgtccgtcgtcgtcttcaccgttcatcctcgccggctcgtcgtctcgcggcgccgcctccgtcgtcggattcgcagcggcgcgttccacgtcgtccccgtctccgtgcagctgccgccggctgccctcgtcgcctcctcgccggccccgggcgtcgtcgtcgtcgtcctctcgtcgttcccggtcgtcgtggcgttcgtccctccgtcgagccattctcgtccgtcgtccgcgttcgtcaagcgagccgctgcagccccgtcgtcgtcttcgtcctcggcttcGCATCGTCAAGcgttgcgccggccgcgtctcgccttcgtccaaggatcgccgccgaagtcatTCCCTCACCGTCCGTCTCCGCctcgcccgttcgtcgttgtcgttcccacgcctcgtcgcgtggtggtaaggatccctctccctcgctgccccgtcctcgtcctttcggtgtcgcccatgcctattgtgcggttgtcggccccggtacccgtgtatcggtgtcggcagtcgttcgcttgtgcgtgtggtgaccgtgttagtgtgtccgCTCAGTAGcagcgtggtttccacgtgtgcagcccgtgtggtgtctagtggagtccgtttgtcggccactcgcctcggttgacacacaggatccgcttccgtcgacccgtggaccgtctctgtgtactcggtctaccgcggtcctttatgTTGACATGTgaggtccgcatgtcaacagcgcagccttcctgtcttttccaggttagcgcttacacatgttttgtAGTTGCAAAACCAAATTACAATAATCcgtaaatctccatgtaacagcattaaacttcggatgatcatatcttggtcatacgaactctgaatcgacccgttcaagtctcctaatgtttgttataacctaaagaaccgtgtgctttctttttatgtattgttattgcttctttataggcttgtagctttgcttgtgtgcttcgcgtagcttctgtcgttccggaggttctcgaagcgtggtttgcggtcgtcgccgagggtttggaaggccgttctctctgagcaaggcaagtcacatcatccttgagcatattgaatcccagtttataaaattattttgatttaaattaatgcattatcgttttatttaaattcccgcgttatcactgttttatttagccatgcctatttacctttgttatgatattattattgctattgttattattaccttgttcaccctagaataaacaaaaccccaactagtgggcactctattcatggttccactagtatgaatttaggtagatgcttcgctaattaattaggcaacattaggtggttttataactctagactttgggaatattcatatcacttggacactatggaatggttggattattgtggaattggatgcacacctccccctctattcaaaaccctcaaaatggttttaggctgggctcggggtgcatggttttgatagtagcacctcggccacataaggaccggtcttcgggcctctgttgcaaagcactaccgtacttccacatgtctagtgggtaaggcttagtttgtggctcagtctggttataaacaaaggtacacggatggagatggacgaagtcgggggtcgatggacatctctaggacaaatgaaggctacacgggctgtggcccggtagtcgagatgtcatggcacagggttggtgtcctgctgctaggggctcaattctgcctgcctgtctgggggttccggccgtaggtgggttgggtcggtactcttgtctatggctaggatgggttggaaactatgtcatgtcttccgtccatatgccgtggtggtatgtggcacgtggttgcacgtgaggaagacgtgtcttgtgggtaaagatgtacacctctgatcagagtaaaacctattcgaatagccgcgccctcggttatgggcaagcctagcaatgtacccaagttagtgttttaaattcttaaaacctgcttaataactaaaatgtggaatggttggcctgggttggcttgggacgagctgggacccagggtcgggttgccagttcggtctgaatcatcgtaggccttgggttaaggcaggttcgtgtgggttcacggccttgattaataatactgtgtagctctaggatcgtctttataaaatggctttgggcaactaagtgacttttaaatgctgtttactgcaaaacttaacccctatattattatccccttgtactcccttgcattaattatgcatctccggtgtggcttgctgagtactgtggttgtactcattcttactcaatctttcccccctttagtaagagaagctttggagaagatgtcttaggtggagtcctggcttataccccagttgagcgcctgtgaagatggagccgtaagcccgctagtccgctgctgtttatttttgattgtcaggcctgaagtgcctttgtaataatgtaaatattatcgatataataaagatgtgtcttttatatcatgtttgtgtggtgtaccccggcttttcctaggacggggattaatacactagcgttcgggaaaaggcaattttctcggtcgcgacagttATAATTTGGTTCTACCATATCTAATGGCTTGGATTTTATTCTTTGATCAATCTGATAATTTATATCCTTTAGAATAAATAGCGTACCTCTTTCCGAGTTGTCTTAATAATAAAGATTTCTACGTCTATAGGACGTCTGTGATGATTTTCTAAAGCTatcttaataatatatataataatatatatagataaaaggaaaaattggaaccatgccattataattttgcaaaatttgagatatgtcatcctgacccacatgtcattgactcatgtaggtcctacatgtcattgagataccgatgtcATATcataaactttgcaaaattataatggcatggttcatACTTGGCAAAGATGATTTACATATTTATTATTGgtattgtttttttattccaatttttgtttttaagtttttgttgGAACCTATATTTTCAAAGGAAAACTTTTTAATTGTATTGCTTAGGGTGTGCACCTGGCTAGCTGCTGTGCACATGCCATCGTACCTTCCGTTTGCTGACGTGCATCACCCGAGTACTGCGCATCGTGCAGCCGCACGGCTTGACCCACTGCCGTGGATTTCCGTTGCTCACTGTAGTATCTATCATTCTAACTTCAGATCAACATAACGGATCTAAAATAGGGCTCTATAGTGTTTCGTtgcctgctgcttcatttatatatacattatagcctaattaatctagaACCTAACTCTGATTAGTTTAGGGAATCGGACAAAATTCTTTTGAGTCCGTTTGCATGTAAAGGTCCTAGTTAGAGATTGGTTCTAATTTTGCACATGTACGGTACTCTGTATCTCTTAATTAACACGTCGAGTTTATGTTAAACCTCAGACGTTAAAATCTAGACCTATTATAATCTAATGGTGGAAATAATTCAtattttcttcgattaatgtgggaatttttagcctccacagcgaacgtggtgcctcctttcaaagctgttttaataatataactagctgggtggcccgcgcaattgcgcggctagcacccaaacaaaatcatatatttttttagtatgattttacttaaaatttattaaatagctatctcattattttaagactttgaaagaccaaaccttatcatcctcgtgtttataattatatagtttttaaaagtcacaccagttacTACCCCTCATGTCTtctccttctttattttcttgcttgatataccactatttctattcattcttcttggaacctttaaaaattggattttatagtttttagagtttattgtcacgttgggtttcatttttataatttctagatatcccgtcaaacgttgccattatactcctctacggcccgtccactgtctcttctctttattgtcattgagattttaaaaatcgaacataattatcgtttgggttcatttttactttctagaagtcccgctaAACCGTCAGTGGCTTtgccactgtactcctctacggctcgcccgctgcctcccttctttattgtcattgaaatttgagattttaaaatcgaacatgattatcattggttcttttttactttttagaagttccgaacctttaaaaattggagttgtaattttatttttttataatttttagaagtcccatcaaacgatgccactatgcccctctacagccCGTATGCCGCCTACtcattattgtcattgtgattctaaaaatcaaacataactatcgttggaattcattttttattttctagaagtcccgtcaaccttcggcggctctgcaactatactcttatacaccccgcccgctgcttctcctttttattgtcactgagattttaaaaatcgaatgtGATGATCaatgtggtttatttttttttactttatagaagTCTCGACAACCGCCTTACTCGCTTAATTCACGGCCTGCCCGATgttcctccttttaatcgttattaggattctatttggtgttttattaacaatttttatatgtcgtatcaaccgccaccactctacttcttttataggcatgttacttaatttatctcgtcacaTGTTTTAGATAGTCTTTTAtttcaataatctttatttttatcacaaattttagttatttataaattgtattcctaattaaaatcttttttttttaatttcagaatttttaaaaaaaaattagttaataccgtattgtgttcttttgatgtttttattttttattttcaatttcagttgtttgaaatttgtatttctacttgaactctcttttagttttctagttttggatattattttattttttattctaaattttaattaatctcgtattgggtttttatatggattcttgtttcaatattgcttatttttaattccgaatttcagctaattttaaattgtattccttcttgaactcttcttttattttcttttgctaatatctgatttatttatatttattccaaattttaattaatctcgtattgggttcttatatgaactcttctttttaatattccttatttttaattccgaatttcagctatttttaaattgtattcctacttggactcttatTTCCTTTCCtaaatttggattttattttatttttattttgaattttgattaatctcgtattgggttcttatatggaaacctttttcaatattgcttatttttaattccgaatttcaggtatttttaaattgtatttctacttggactctcctatCCTTtactaattttggattttattttattttatttttaatttgaattttgattaatctcgtattgggttcttatatggaaacttctttcgatattacttatttttaattctgaatttcagctatttttaaattgtatttctacttggactctcctttccttttcttattttggattttattttatttttatttcgaattttagttaatctcgtattgggttcttatatggaaacttctttcaatattgcttatttttaattccgaatttcagctatttttaaattgtatttttacttGGACTTTCCTTTCCTTGTcttattttggattttattttatttttattttgaattttgattaatctcgtattgggttcttatatggaaacttttttcaatattgcttatttttaattccgaatttcagctatttttaaattgtacttctatttggactctccttttctttttttttttctttttctccgattaatatggaAATTTCTAGctcccacagcgaacgtggtgcctcctttcaaagctgttttaataatataatagaataatagatagatagatagatagatagatagatagatatgggCTCAACCGGGGATTTAAACCGGAAACCGGCCCATTTAAACAGCACTTGGAGCCCACCATGAAAACCTTTTCAGGCCGATCATTTCCACAGGGATTTGGGCCTAAAACCGGCCTTCCaagcgaattttttttatttataatttttttattaaaagttttacaaaaataattttccattttgaaaattgacggaattagtcgcctaccgccctctgggagggcgatttttaaaaatcgccctctcagagggcggcgaaaatgacgtggcagacggccgttcgctctcgggcgacggccgtcaacgaaatttgcaggcggcccccttgccgccctccgctagggcgattttatactgtgcggggggccgcctgcaaatgggcggcgagggggggcatggaattttgcaggcggcccccttgccgccctccgctagggcgattttgtactgtggggggggccgcctgcaaatgggcggcgagggggcatggaattttgcaggcggctcccttgccgccctccgcgagggcgatttttgcctctccccctataaagcccagtccctcctctgtgaaatttcattatattcactaaaaatccaaaaaaaacgaaagagagagaggggagggcagcagaaggggagcggcgaagccctgctggttcgctcaattcatcacaggtatgctcccatacatcttttgcatttgtactaatatgttatgtttgagtatatatgttgcgttttagttttagttccatatattttagcacatctgtagcacacaacacatatgtgtagatccagagcatagaatataatagtatgaattgagacatagacagtagtgttaattgtaagatgtagtttagtttgatccagagaatgtaacgtaattttagaaatttagagaacaatattgtagagaatgtaacttagggcgtagtacagaaatgcgaggttaacgcagttattgttttcatcaggcacaatgtcaagtaaggtcacatttcagatagttcacggtgaaggaaatattagatttggtccagatggtgttgatctgtcagattttgtaatgacatctaagggcatcgataggcctgcggagagaacatttcagtcaatttatagttggttgttgagaggatttagaatagaccaagaagtctacacaatgtcagtgtcagttgtagtgagtcgtgcaacagaaggttatttttgggaactaatgccgatggacagcactgatgcttggagacggtatgtggaaatggcttttgaacggtcatggcccctcgttatatttgtgtcggtacaagagaaagatataaatgtttcaatgcaaaccgaagatgtagagggtcctatcaatgcaggggatgttgttggaccatcgatgcaaaatgaggaaaatcaaccaagggaggagcaggctatgggcatggcggatgagggggagagagtcggtataattgttgatgaaatggagagggaagattcggataatgaggaagtggacgacgacgcatcatccgatgaggaaggtgatgtaatggccactgattgggcaaatgaggacttctctggacttgttatatcagagggtgatcatgtaccctgggagtataaggagaacgaggtaattgagggtgcaaggtatgctcataaggatgagatgaaggaggcggtgaagcattgggcagtttccttgcagagagagtttagggtggtcaagtcaacaaattatgtgtatgaagtgaggtgcattaaggaagattgtccgtggcgtgtccatgcatataagggtaaatggaatgattattggaaagttagcattgtgaccgagcacaagtgctacttacaaggggtggagaagtatcaccgaaacatcacttcagcttttgtggcaagtgagatgtacagcagtgttgttggtaacattggctttgaaccaaaatcaattattaggcacatcgagaacaaattcaagtacaccataagctatgcaaaggcctggagagccaaacaaaagatcattgagatgaggtatggcacatttgaagcttcttatgataatttgcctcgtttgttagccaccattgcccagaggaataataatacgtactatgacctacatacatttacatcggttgatgatcgaacaaagagtgtgctgcaaagagcctttttctcattgggtgcttgcatcaatgcttttgtgcattgtcgacctgttctatgcatagatggaacttttatgacaggtaaataccgaggtcagatattgacagcaattgggtgtgatgggaacaaccaggttctacctatggcttttgcatttgtagagagtgagaacactgaaagctggtactggttcctagagagagtgcacattgcagtggtgcgtatgaggcccaacgtttgccttatacatgatcatcatgcgggtatgttgcgggctattgactacttgcagaacggttgggatgagaagggacttccagctaagtggcctgatgttcggagtcggtggtgcatgcgtcacatgggtgcaaatttctacaagcaattcaagaacaagcatcttatggagctctttaagaggctctgtgcacagaaccaagagaagaaatttaatgagttgtgggacaagttggatgagttgacaacgaagcaaacagatgagcaatctcgcagaccactagttgaaggtgacgagcctcccatacctcttggtgcattacatgatgacccaccaacaatgagaaggaggtcagggtcgtccattagaaatttcactcagtggattgagaatgagcctaaggagaagtggtctctattgttcgacaccgatggatctcggtatggcataatgacaaccaatttggcagaggtgtacaactgggtaatgcgaggagttcgggtacttccattggttgctattgttgaattcatccttcacggcacgcaagcgtactttagggatcgatacaagaaaattggtccgtccatggccgataacaacatagtgtttggcaacgtagtgacaaagtacatggaagataaaatcaaaaaggcacggagacatcgagttgttgctcaaggcacacaagtgcatcggtatgaaataatgtgtgttgataggagcaggcgtggtatctatcgcaagcaagccgtgcaggaatgtgtcttgaaggcggatggtggatgtacctgcagttgtatgaagccgaagcttcatcaccttccttgctcacacgttcttgctgctgccggtgattgtggcatatctcccaatgtgtacgtctcaaattatttcaggaaagaagcaatctttcatacatggagtgaggagatatatgggttcgggatctcaggatcttacacaacgctgagtgcccaagttttttatattccagatccatctaagttaagggtgaaaaagggtcgacgccaaactagacgcatcagaaatgatatggatgagtcagaagcaggtgggaggactttacgttgcagcaagtgtgatctgcgcggccatacttacaagaaatgcccgaagaatgcagaagttccaagcggcgcagatgctagtccatctggacaggcaagtgatggtaggcgaccacctggtgaaggaacaacaagcaggcgcgcaaggccaaggcgtcgtcgcgcagcaggcgattccatggtgtaacaatgctttcgatttaggaaataaaatgctgttgtgatgtaatgagtgttcggactaaatacttctatcgtgtaatttcaattcaatgttgttgtaatgagtacctccgactattgttgtactagtagtattgcgaattattcggtgttgtatcataatgttatcgtgatgagtgttcggactaaacacttttgtttgtttgtactcttgtttaatatgtgttagtaattcgcttatgaacatttattacttatgttgaactaattatttatatgtttctgatcaacctatttgatgcaggtatggcgtacgacacaccggcgctgttgaaccgtgggattgacaggaaccaccgctcgttcctgtcagcagtcgagggtgcacagctcggcaccttccgtccacgcacgtcgcgcgagtggttgcgtgtcgacccccatcacgttccttggtacgcgtatgttcacatttcaactcaactttgctttgtgttgtacttatgtttgaagtttgctctatacaggttgcgtgcggcaggccttctaccactttgtaggcttgttgaggcggcggcggacgaccgtgacccagcgaagcggtgggatgcagaccggtcactccttgccgctcttgtagaccgctggagacctgagacgcacacgttccaccttccctgtggggagatggctccgacactgcaggacgtgtcgtacctgctcgggctaccgctggcgggagcagcagttggtcccgtggacggtgtttttgggtggaaggaggatatcactgcgcgcttcgagcaggtgatgcgccttccacacctaggaccgaccaccacccttcctccgtactctacagtcgggcctagcaaggcttggttgctccagttcactgtaagtaaataagttgttattatcatacgtgcttatttgcgaccgaatgagtgttttgtactaacatttcattcttaattgtaggcggaccttctgcaccctgacgctgatgattactcggtccgacgctcccttgaggcgtacctgttgtggttgttcgggtgggtgatgttcactagcacccacgggcacgctgtggacttccggctggtccactacgcacggtccatcgcggatgctcagccacaggacgtgccgcagtggagctggggttctgccgtgctagcagccacgtaccgtgccctctgtgaggcgtgcacgaagactgacgcgggagcgatcatcgctggctgccctatgttgcttcagctttgggcagccgagaggtttgccataggtcgaccagtggtggacagcgcaccctacggggttggtcgcagcgcgcagtggccagaggacggtcccacgatggggacttactggtgtcgacgtggggttagtgcaacttcgctgcgttataagtttatcagtcgtcttttttttttcttcacataacatgtctaattccgatcatgtttattgcagcgtcgttacgctcacgtccaggtgagacgtggttacccggacttcgtgttcgagtttgaccgtctccagccgagcgacgtcatctgggagccgtacatagaagaggccgtcgctgcgagagcaccgctaggactttcgtccttgtgcacacgcgaccaggcttactggctcaccatcctgccgatggtgttcgacattttcgttgagcctcactgcccgcagcgtgtgatgagacagttcg
The window above is part of the Oryza sativa Japonica Group chromosome 7, ASM3414082v1 genome. Proteins encoded here:
- the LOC136357444 gene encoding pre-mRNA-splicing factor CWC22-like, translating into MGQENPMAPSRDLLWSLATSPPWPFSFPRAGRLQPPLPPRPCAGRPCRRLPRPRSRLLSHGLPSVSRGDRRRRVPAVVQWRCRHYTTSSRLCRLAGAAAVVVAILPRHRRIALHPGLPSVSPERRRAAPAFPSASLEFLRQPLPPCPCAGRRRRLHLRHRSGKVALGLASPPPEHRRCPSSSSPFILAGSSSRGAASVVGFAAARSTSSPSPCSCRRLPSSPPRRPRASSSSSSRRSRSSWRSSLRRAILVRRPRSSSEPLQPRRRLRPRLRIVKRCAGRVSPSSKDRRRSHSLTVRLRLARSSLSFPRLVAWWLVALLVCFA